One part of the Prochlorococcus marinus str. MIT 9313 genome encodes these proteins:
- a CDS encoding mechanosensitive ion channel family protein, with protein MQLPSKKKLALRWLVCLFCGLLISLLFFPAFAQISFGSTATPISNPMNRPVWDLNRPWRCGRLYCSRVVFPVRILSQNNRLTLAAQALNNISPQQAAQNIELRAQSVQLTVKSVKNRLVSFWRETQLSGKTSTYSIQQIYDPRFWWFLHQKPIHPLTPAVQIGTQNKATVIYLPDNPKYRLFKQTVITVTAPDAQHAGIEIPQLAQEWQERIRINFSDQLWGLEFSSSFPGLRVFLSLSLLLTGTLGLLLLKTIRASLLSINCRLLHKQESLAESFKDDVMAAYSGNLMPLSSKDGYVKEIDSLEHSMDSSVVDNVNESAKQHPNQSIDNLPRSAAYTHSLLNQTQNFLELVLLASNFLRIAFSVLVLLSATAIFPSMRIYAFIALQQSIAIPLIWLGIFIFRLLVVIIIDFNINNWIRRVSSRDVSSMRYTLRASTYSKVLKGGATVVTIFLGIFLTLTTIGVDRSIFTSAGVIAVGVGFLSRNVLEDILNGFLILASDRFAIGDVVTIGTFSGFVENMNLFNTQLRGSDGQLTTLPNSQIRTVENLTKDWSRVNFEIKVSARENLRHVLDVVRLVANTMRDDKQWSGYFLDAPEILGIDQVQSSGCLIRVWIKTQPLAQWSLGREFRLQIKEAFDREGITLGAPIQNVLFSRQK; from the coding sequence ATGCAACTACCTTCCAAAAAAAAATTAGCTTTACGTTGGTTGGTATGTCTTTTTTGTGGCTTACTGATCAGTCTGCTTTTTTTTCCTGCTTTTGCACAGATCTCGTTCGGGTCAACTGCAACTCCTATCAGTAACCCGATGAACCGACCTGTCTGGGACCTTAATAGACCTTGGCGTTGTGGACGCCTTTACTGCAGCAGAGTTGTTTTTCCTGTTCGAATTCTTAGCCAGAACAATCGCCTCACTCTTGCTGCGCAGGCTTTAAATAATATCAGTCCACAGCAGGCAGCTCAGAACATTGAATTGCGAGCTCAATCTGTACAGTTAACTGTTAAATCTGTCAAAAATCGCCTTGTTAGTTTTTGGCGAGAGACCCAGTTGTCTGGTAAGACTTCTACCTATAGTATACAACAAATCTATGATCCACGCTTCTGGTGGTTCTTACATCAGAAACCTATACATCCTCTTACTCCTGCAGTGCAGATCGGCACCCAAAATAAAGCCACAGTTATCTATTTGCCAGACAATCCAAAGTATCGTCTTTTTAAACAGACAGTAATTACTGTAACTGCTCCAGATGCTCAGCATGCAGGCATTGAGATCCCTCAGTTGGCGCAAGAGTGGCAGGAGAGAATAAGAATTAATTTTAGTGATCAACTGTGGGGCCTGGAATTTTCCTCCTCCTTTCCTGGATTACGTGTTTTCCTTTCTTTGAGCTTATTGTTAACTGGTACTTTAGGTTTGCTTCTTCTCAAGACTATACGAGCTTCATTGCTCTCCATAAATTGTCGTTTATTGCATAAGCAGGAATCACTTGCAGAATCTTTTAAAGACGATGTCATGGCTGCTTATTCGGGCAACCTTATGCCGCTTTCCAGTAAAGACGGATATGTTAAAGAAATCGATTCACTTGAACATTCTATGGATTCATCTGTCGTCGATAATGTCAATGAGTCTGCAAAGCAACACCCTAATCAATCGATCGACAATCTTCCTCGATCCGCTGCTTATACTCACTCTTTATTGAACCAGACCCAGAACTTCTTAGAACTCGTTCTATTAGCAAGTAATTTCCTTCGAATCGCATTTTCAGTCTTAGTCTTGCTTTCTGCTACTGCTATTTTTCCTTCAATGCGTATATACGCATTTATTGCCCTGCAGCAGTCGATTGCGATTCCTTTGATTTGGCTAGGTATCTTTATTTTTCGGCTTTTGGTTGTCATTATCATTGATTTTAATATTAATAATTGGATAAGGCGGGTTTCTAGCAGGGATGTTAGTTCGATGCGCTATACCCTTAGGGCAAGTACATACTCTAAGGTTCTTAAAGGTGGAGCAACCGTAGTCACTATCTTTCTAGGTATCTTTTTGACTTTAACAACAATAGGAGTCGACCGGTCTATTTTTACCAGTGCTGGGGTTATTGCTGTGGGCGTGGGTTTTCTTTCTCGAAATGTGCTGGAGGATATTCTTAACGGATTTCTTATCTTGGCTAGTGATCGTTTTGCAATAGGTGATGTAGTTACAATCGGCACCTTTAGTGGCTTTGTTGAAAATATGAATTTATTCAACACTCAACTTCGTGGTTCTGATGGTCAACTAACAACTCTGCCTAATAGCCAGATTCGAACCGTAGAGAACCTTACTAAGGATTGGTCTCGAGTTAACTTTGAGATCAAGGTATCAGCTCGCGAGAATCTTCGCCATGTGCTCGATGTGGTTCGGCTTGTAGCCAATACCATGAGAGATGATAAGCAATGGAGTGGTTATTTTCTTGATGCTCCCGAGATCCTTGGGATTGATCAGGTGCAATCATCAGGTTGTTTAATCCGTGTTTGGATTAAAACTCAACCCCTCGCCCAGTGGAGTTTAGGTCGTGAGTTTAGGTTGCAGATTAAAGAAGCTTTTGACCGGGAGGGAATTACACTTGGTGCTCCTATTCAAAATGTGTTATTTTCTCGTCAAAAATGA
- a CDS encoding isochorismatase family protein — MNTDYSENLFSDLSTSFTDSLLHSPMLMQSKDTALLIIDVQERLIQPVDDQKQIVWNIRRLIDAANALSIEMAATEQYPQRLGHTIELIAKRIVHKPYPKMSFSCVRCAETLQQFRKSGISKILLCGIEAHVCVLQTAIDLISNDYQVFVAVDAIGSRRRIDYEFALRRMESVGVTLTTTESVMFEWCHRADRVEFKTISNLVKECLSE; from the coding sequence ATGAACACAGATTATTCCGAAAACTTATTTTCGGATTTATCGACTTCGTTTACTGATTCTCTTTTGCATAGCCCAATGTTGATGCAATCTAAAGACACAGCCCTTTTGATTATTGATGTACAAGAGAGATTGATACAGCCTGTGGATGATCAGAAACAGATCGTTTGGAATATCAGGCGTCTGATTGATGCTGCGAATGCTCTGAGTATAGAGATGGCAGCAACGGAACAATATCCTCAACGCCTTGGTCATACAATAGAACTAATTGCGAAAAGGATAGTACATAAGCCTTACCCAAAAATGTCATTTAGTTGTGTTAGATGTGCAGAAACCCTTCAACAATTTAGGAAGTCTGGTATTAGTAAGATTCTTCTCTGCGGAATAGAAGCTCATGTTTGCGTCCTTCAAACAGCAATAGATCTCATCTCAAATGATTATCAGGTTTTTGTAGCTGTCGACGCAATTGGTAGTCGTAGGAGAATTGACTATGAGTTTGCATTAAGACGTATGGAGTCTGTTGGTGTGACTTTAACAACTACAGAATCAGTGATGTTTGAGTGGTGCCATCGAGCCGATAGAGTCGAATTTAAAACTATTAGTAACTTAGTAAAGGAGTGCCTATCAGAATGA
- the mscL gene encoding large conductance mechanosensitive channel protein MscL, with amino-acid sequence MAYRRKITNVLHDFTEFINRGNVVDLAVAVVVGGAFSKVVDALVKLVTIAAMDPLLRKLKVETLSDLPGGSLLVAIINFLVIAFVVFIVVRAIERFKRKQEVKAVAGPNTQQQLAEAVERLAIALESREL; translated from the coding sequence ATGGCATACCGTCGCAAAATAACCAACGTCCTTCATGACTTCACTGAATTTATCAATCGCGGCAATGTCGTTGATCTAGCGGTCGCTGTTGTCGTAGGTGGTGCCTTCTCCAAGGTGGTGGATGCACTTGTCAAGTTGGTCACTATCGCTGCGATGGACCCTCTACTTCGTAAACTTAAGGTAGAGACACTAAGTGACTTGCCCGGCGGATCCTTGCTGGTTGCAATAATCAATTTCTTGGTCATTGCCTTCGTGGTATTTATTGTGGTGAGGGCTATCGAGCGCTTCAAACGCAAACAAGAGGTTAAAGCTGTAGCAGGTCCAAATACCCAACAGCAATTAGCCGAAGCGGTTGAACGTTTAGCAATTGCACTGGAGAGCCGTGAGCTTTGA
- a CDS encoding Fur family transcriptional regulator, whose protein sequence is MALPTSSSLARIHGQLEVGLHQGGRRLTPQRRRVLDLFESIGSGIHLSAEEVHRQLLEANSKVSLATIYRTLRLLVDMGFLHELEISDGGHRFELASHDHPDHHHLVCVRCGRTEEFESKPVLEAGRSAAERIGFQLIESTLNVRALCPSCQRPSTTNVH, encoded by the coding sequence GTGGCCTTGCCTACTTCTTCGTCCCTGGCCCGTATCCATGGACAACTTGAGGTTGGCTTGCATCAGGGTGGTCGACGTTTAACGCCTCAAAGACGCCGCGTTCTTGATCTCTTTGAAAGTATTGGTTCTGGCATTCACCTCAGTGCTGAAGAAGTGCATCGGCAACTTCTAGAAGCAAACTCGAAGGTGTCTCTAGCAACGATCTACCGCACGCTGCGCTTGCTTGTCGACATGGGCTTTCTACACGAGTTGGAAATAAGCGATGGCGGACATCGCTTTGAATTAGCAAGTCACGACCATCCTGATCATCACCATTTGGTATGCGTGCGTTGTGGTCGTACTGAGGAGTTTGAGAGCAAACCAGTACTGGAAGCTGGACGCTCTGCTGCTGAGCGAATCGGGTTCCAACTGATCGAGTCAACCTTGAATGTAAGGGCTCTATGTCCGTCTTGTCAGAGACCCTCTACAACCAATGTCCATTGA
- a CDS encoding DUF3721 domain-containing protein has protein sequence MELMGRSASTTLSGSLLLIAATTGLTVLMSEVGINAAETSATEPKQAMFRTQAEAEAAAPQFGCKGAHQMGQMWMVCDKHGIQMESQHNP, from the coding sequence ATGGAGCTCATGGGCCGATCAGCCTCAACTACATTAAGTGGATCGCTACTGTTGATTGCTGCAACGACTGGATTGACAGTTTTAATGAGCGAAGTAGGGATCAACGCTGCTGAAACATCAGCGACTGAACCGAAGCAGGCGATGTTTAGAACTCAAGCTGAGGCAGAAGCTGCAGCTCCACAATTTGGTTGTAAGGGAGCCCATCAGATGGGTCAGATGTGGATGGTCTGTGACAAGCACGGCATTCAAATGGAGTCTCAACACAATCCATGA
- a CDS encoding cell division protein SepF, with product MDAPFADWWQEIVVFKPLVFEEAFEAVLAVREQRTVLLNICRMDPEHARRTIDFVIGFVTALDGQYVRIDEKVFLFAPSLVVIKTLQGSLIRNSGSKSIER from the coding sequence ATGGACGCACCGTTTGCTGACTGGTGGCAAGAGATCGTCGTGTTCAAACCATTGGTTTTTGAAGAGGCCTTTGAAGCGGTTTTGGCTGTCCGCGAGCAACGCACCGTTTTGCTCAACATCTGTCGGATGGACCCGGAACATGCCCGGCGCACCATTGATTTTGTGATTGGATTTGTGACTGCGCTTGATGGACAATATGTGCGCATTGACGAGAAAGTGTTCCTATTTGCACCTTCACTTGTCGTGATCAAGACGTTGCAAGGTTCCCTTATAAGAAATTCAGGCAGCAAATCTATCGAGCGCTAA
- the arsS gene encoding arsenosugar biosynthesis radical SAM (seleno)protein ArsS (Some members of this family are selenoproteins.), with the protein MISVLPSNDTSATAFRSEVFPELHRDNLRTLQVNLGYRCNQSCAHCHVNAGPTRLEMMDPQTMALIPKVLDQYQLECLDLTGGAPELHPGFKDLVIQASCLGVEVIDRCNLTILTEPGQENLAAFLAKHRVTVVASLPCYEAENVDQQRGKGVFERSLIGLRQLNQLGYGKNDEQLILNLIFNPQGPQLPPPQAQLEEAYRKELKQRYGIEFTRLFTIANMPIQRFATQLTMSGQRESYQQLLEGAHNPDNLKTVMCRSLISVNWQGQLFDCDFNQQLSLHLKGPVQHLRDLLDVEIQWPGQPITVGPHCFGCTAGNGSSCGGALQSEGEVG; encoded by the coding sequence TTCTAACGACACATCAGCAACTGCGTTTCGATCTGAGGTTTTCCCTGAGCTGCATCGGGACAACCTACGTACTTTGCAGGTCAACCTTGGTTACCGATGCAACCAGAGCTGTGCCCACTGCCATGTGAATGCAGGGCCGACCCGTCTGGAAATGATGGATCCCCAAACTATGGCCTTGATACCAAAGGTGTTGGATCAATACCAGCTGGAATGTCTTGACCTCACCGGTGGCGCTCCCGAGCTTCACCCAGGATTTAAGGATTTGGTCATTCAGGCCAGCTGTTTGGGTGTGGAGGTTATCGACCGTTGCAACCTAACCATCCTCACTGAGCCAGGCCAGGAAAACTTGGCGGCTTTTCTCGCCAAACATCGTGTCACTGTGGTGGCTTCTCTGCCTTGTTACGAGGCGGAGAATGTAGACCAACAACGTGGCAAAGGAGTGTTTGAACGCAGCCTTATTGGATTACGTCAGTTGAATCAACTTGGTTATGGGAAAAACGATGAGCAACTAATTCTCAACTTGATTTTTAACCCCCAGGGCCCTCAGCTGCCTCCTCCTCAAGCTCAACTAGAAGAGGCCTATCGTAAAGAGCTGAAACAACGTTATGGCATCGAATTCACCAGGTTATTCACGATAGCGAACATGCCGATTCAACGTTTCGCTACACAGTTGACAATGTCCGGCCAGCGAGAGAGTTATCAGCAGCTTTTAGAAGGTGCTCATAATCCCGATAATCTAAAAACGGTCATGTGCCGAAGCTTGATCAGTGTGAATTGGCAGGGCCAGCTTTTTGACTGTGATTTTAACCAGCAACTGAGTCTTCACCTTAAGGGGCCTGTTCAACACCTCAGGGACTTGCTGGATGTCGAAATTCAATGGCCTGGTCAACCAATCACTGTTGGACCTCATTGTTTTGGTTGCACTGCAGGCAATGGATCCAGTTGTGGCGGCGCCCTTCAATCTGAGGGAGAGGTCGGTTAA